Genomic DNA from Candidatus Atribacteria bacterium:
TCCTTCTCTTATCTTTATCTTCAGCATGGTATTGCCATTGGTAATTTTTAGTACATAGATACTACAAGGTGCTATTCTATAATTATTTTCCAGGGTGACTCCCTCTGATAATAGCTTTAATTTTTCGGGAGAGGGTCTTCCTTTTAATTTAACCAGGTAAACCTTTTCTACTTCTTTAGCAGGGTGAGTTAAAGCATAGGCCAAATCACCATCATTAGTAAGAATTAATAATCCTTCTGAGTTAAAATCTAAACGACCCACCGGATATACTTTTTCTTTTAAACCTTTAAGTAAATCTATAACAATCGGTCTGCCAAAGGGATCGTACAAAGAAGTTAAATATCCTTTTGGTTTATTTAATAATATATATGAATACTTTTTTTTCTTTTGATATTGTATTAACTTACCTTTTACTTCAACCAAATCTTTTTGAGGGTCTACCTTGGTTCCTAACTTAGTAATTACAGAATTATTGACCTTTACCTGACCCTGAAGAATAAATTCTTCACACTTTCTTCGAGAAGCAATTCCTGCTCCCGCCATATATTTTTGTAACCTTTCAATCATCTCATTTAATCCCTATTTCGCTTAGTTTTGGAAGATCATTAATTTTTTTTAACCCAAAATGCATTAAAAAAAAGTCGGTAACTTTATAAAGTAAAGGATTTCCAGGGGCTTTTCTTCTACCGCTAATTTTTATAAATTTATGTTTTAATAGATTAAATAAAACTCCTGAGCAACTTACTCCTCTTATCTTTTCAATTTCTATGCGGGTTACCGGTTGATTGTAGGCAATAATAGCTAGAGTCTCCAGTGCTGCTTGGGAAATTTGATGTTTTTTCTTATTCTCCAAAATTTTTTTTACCCATATAGAGTACTGTGGTTTGGTTCCCAGTTTATAGCCGCCAGCAATTTCAACTATTTTAAAAGGCCTGCCATCTTCTTCATATTTTGAAATTAATTCATTAATA
This window encodes:
- the scpB gene encoding SMC-Scp complex subunit ScpB, whose product is MCSERRCFKVKEKSTNNAEWNNIIECLLLVYNNPLTLDKIKEITGLEKRTSKLIINELISKYEEDGRPFKIVEIAGGYKLGTKPQYSIWVKKILENKKKHQISQAALETLAIIAYNQPVTRIEIEKIRGVSCSGVLFNLLKHKFIKISGRRKAPGNPLLYKVTDFFLMHFGLKKINDLPKLSEIGIK
- a CDS encoding rRNA pseudouridine synthase, whose protein sequence is MIERLQKYMAGAGIASRRKCEEFILQGQVKVNNSVITKLGTKVDPQKDLVEVKGKLIQYQKKKKYSYILLNKPKGYLTSLYDPFGRPIVIDLLKGLKEKVYPVGRLDFNSEGLLILTNDGDLAYALTHPAKEVEKVYLVKLKGRPSPEKLKLLSEGVTLENNYRIAPCSIYVLKITNGNTMLKIKIREGKKRQIRKMAEHIGHFVLELRRIQLGPIYLKGIKPGDYRSLTKEEIKSLKKIV